The Flexivirga oryzae genome has a segment encoding these proteins:
- a CDS encoding thymidine phosphorylase, which yields MSESFDAVDIIATKRDRKALDKAQIDWVIDAYTRGVVADEQMSALAMAIFLNGMGREEIAHWTAAMIASGERMDFGSLARPTADKHSTGGVGDKITLPLAPLVAVYGVAVPQLSGRGLGHTGGTLDKLESIPGWQAALSNEAMLRQLDEIGAVICAAGAGLAPADKKLYALRDVTSTVEAIPLIASSIMSKKIAEGTGSLVLDVKVGSGAFMKTVEQARELARTMVDLGTDAGVRTVALLTDMATPLGLTAGNALEVKESVDVLAGGGPADVVELTVALAREMLAAAGKPDIDPAEALRDGRAMDVWRSMIYAQGGDPDATLPVATDTEVVTADADGVLQRLDALAVGVAAWRLGAGRARKEDPVQAGAGVVIHAKPGDRVTSGQPLLTLHTDTPDRFERAKEALRGAWSIAESAPDTVPLVIDRVS from the coding sequence ATGAGCGAGAGTTTCGACGCGGTCGACATCATTGCCACCAAACGGGACAGGAAGGCCCTCGACAAGGCACAGATCGACTGGGTGATCGACGCCTACACCCGCGGCGTCGTCGCCGACGAACAGATGTCGGCGCTCGCGATGGCGATCTTCCTCAACGGGATGGGCCGGGAGGAGATCGCACACTGGACCGCGGCGATGATCGCCTCGGGCGAGCGGATGGACTTCGGCTCCCTGGCGCGGCCGACCGCCGACAAGCACTCGACCGGGGGAGTGGGTGACAAGATCACCTTGCCGCTCGCCCCGCTCGTGGCCGTGTATGGCGTGGCGGTTCCCCAGCTGTCCGGTCGCGGGCTGGGACACACCGGCGGCACGCTCGACAAACTCGAGTCGATCCCCGGCTGGCAGGCCGCCCTCTCCAACGAGGCCATGCTGCGGCAGCTGGACGAGATCGGTGCGGTGATCTGCGCGGCCGGGGCCGGGCTGGCACCGGCGGACAAGAAGCTCTACGCCCTGCGCGACGTGACCAGCACCGTCGAGGCGATCCCGCTGATCGCCAGCTCGATCATGAGTAAGAAGATCGCGGAGGGCACCGGGTCGCTGGTGCTCGACGTCAAGGTGGGCAGCGGCGCCTTCATGAAGACCGTCGAGCAGGCACGAGAGCTGGCGCGGACGATGGTCGACCTCGGCACCGATGCAGGGGTGCGGACCGTTGCGCTGCTCACCGACATGGCCACCCCGCTCGGGTTGACCGCGGGCAACGCACTGGAGGTGAAGGAGTCGGTGGACGTGCTGGCCGGCGGCGGTCCGGCCGACGTCGTCGAGCTGACCGTGGCGCTGGCCCGGGAGATGCTCGCGGCGGCCGGCAAACCGGATATCGACCCGGCGGAGGCGTTGCGCGACGGCCGGGCGATGGACGTCTGGCGCTCGATGATCTACGCGCAGGGCGGCGACCCGGACGCCACGCTCCCGGTCGCGACCGACACCGAGGTGGTCACCGCGGACGCGGACGGTGTGCTGCAGCGGCTGGACGCGCTGGCCGTCGGCGTCGCCGCGTGGCGGCTCGGTGCCGGACGCGCCCGCAAGGAGGACCCGGTGCAAGCGGGGGCCGGGGTCGTCATACACGCCAAGCCCGGTGACCGGGTGACGTCGGGGCAACCACTGCTGACCCTGCACACGGACACACCGGACCGGTTCGAGAGGGCGAAGGAGGCGTTGCGCGGTGCCTGGTCGATCGCCGAATCAGCACCCGACACAGTGCCTTTGGTGATCGATCGGGTGTCCTGA
- a CDS encoding cupin domain-containing protein, whose amino-acid sequence MVELYSEPSRIPVPGNKIINEYIGVVSTGESRLSVARMMAPSGWSEPFQTPEFDEFTIVLSGAVTVDYDDGKSITAHCGESVKVVAGERIRYSTGEDGAEYIAVCLPAFTPETVHRDE is encoded by the coding sequence ATGGTTGAACTGTATTCGGAGCCGTCCAGGATCCCGGTGCCTGGCAACAAGATCATCAATGAGTACATCGGTGTCGTCAGCACCGGGGAGAGCCGCCTCAGCGTGGCACGGATGATGGCGCCGTCGGGGTGGTCCGAGCCGTTCCAGACGCCCGAGTTCGACGAGTTCACGATCGTGCTCAGCGGGGCGGTCACGGTCGACTACGACGACGGCAAGAGCATCACCGCGCACTGCGGAGAGTCAGTGAAAGTCGTTGCCGGAGAACGCATCCGGTACTCGACCGGCGAGGACGGGGCCGAATACATCGCGGTCTGCCTGCCCGCCTTCACCCCGGAGACCGTGCACCGCGATGAGTGA